Proteins from one Streptomyces roseifaciens genomic window:
- a CDS encoding ScbA/BarX family gamma-butyrolactone biosynthesis protein, whose amino-acid sequence MSQILLSPAPRADQSTQQHADRSVPCRNVRLQADRIDASGRLRASAADLSAEDSRAGNGAGDTADGSGAGGSGRVAKELVHLSFDDAVYLTGCEQQDATHYTVSAVWPAHTAHRIPGHGTHYETLTVAQTIRQAGLFLAHTAYAAPLDHATLLRTFSYTLNPDAAVDTHRATPLHVNITATPTTRNKRTTALHLHMTVTAAGSGDAGDEASETVLATGETDFEWIPPMVYRRLRGAYHRPPTTLPPVTPPLPPVQVGRTTPDEVVLSPTAQPRTWQLRHTFDNTVLYDHAVDHVPGLVLIEAANQGAYTVTAPVTEAVTAGTDAATDVDPCACAPDAAGTGYRPQPTATHTTFHRYAEFDAPITLTTETRTTSHTVTHTTVGLQNDQPVFTTTHTAPAPVA is encoded by the coding sequence GTGTCTCAGATCCTGCTCAGCCCCGCTCCCCGTGCCGACCAGAGCACCCAGCAGCACGCCGACCGGTCCGTCCCGTGCCGGAACGTCCGGCTGCAGGCCGATCGGATCGATGCGTCCGGCCGGCTCCGCGCCTCAGCCGCAGACCTTAGCGCCGAGGACTCGCGGGCCGGTAACGGTGCCGGCGACACCGCCGACGGCTCCGGGGCCGGCGGCAGCGGCCGCGTCGCCAAGGAGCTGGTGCACCTGAGCTTCGACGACGCCGTGTACCTGACCGGCTGCGAGCAGCAGGACGCCACCCATTACACCGTCTCCGCGGTCTGGCCCGCCCACACGGCCCACCGCATACCCGGCCACGGCACCCACTACGAGACCCTCACCGTCGCCCAGACCATTCGCCAGGCCGGTCTCTTCCTCGCCCACACCGCCTACGCGGCCCCGCTGGACCACGCCACTCTCCTGCGCACCTTCTCCTACACCCTCAACCCCGACGCCGCCGTCGACACCCACCGGGCGACGCCGCTGCACGTCAACATCACGGCCACCCCCACGACGCGCAACAAGCGCACCACCGCCCTCCACCTCCACATGACCGTCACCGCCGCCGGGTCCGGCGACGCCGGCGACGAGGCCTCCGAGACCGTTCTCGCCACGGGCGAGACCGACTTCGAGTGGATTCCCCCCATGGTCTACCGCCGCCTCCGGGGTGCGTACCACCGGCCGCCCACGACCCTGCCGCCCGTCACGCCGCCGCTCCCGCCCGTGCAGGTCGGCCGCACCACGCCCGACGAGGTCGTGCTCAGCCCCACGGCGCAGCCCCGCACCTGGCAGCTGCGCCACACCTTCGACAACACCGTCCTCTACGACCACGCCGTCGACCACGTCCCCGGACTCGTGCTCATCGAGGCCGCCAACCAGGGCGCGTACACCGTCACCGCACCCGTCACCGAGGCCGTCACCGCAGGCACGGACGCGGCCACGGACGTGGATCCGTGCGCCTGCGCCCCGGACGCCGCGGGCACCGGCTACCGGCCCCAGCCCACCGCCACGCACACCACGTTCCACCGGTACGCGGAGTTCGACGCCCCCATCACCCTCACGACCGAGACCCGTACTACCTCGCACACCGTCACCCACACGACCGTCGGGCTCCAGAACGACCAGCCCGTCTTCACCACCACGCACACCGCTCCCGCGCCCGTCGCCTGA
- a CDS encoding ScbR family autoregulator-binding transcription factor: MAKQARAIHTRRLILEAAGEVFDEYGYESATIAEILGRAGVTKGALYFHFASKEELARGVLSEALTTEGVMPQESRLQEWVDVGMVLAHRLPREPLLSAAIRLSADRKARDLFGTSWPGWISFIAGQLAAAKEQGELLPHVDTDRIAVLFVSAWTGVEVLSTALDGGDSLEERVALLYDTILPGIAVPGALRALDTAPDRGTRVWDAHRAQREQEAASAAS; this comes from the coding sequence ATGGCGAAGCAGGCGCGGGCGATTCACACGCGCCGTCTCATTCTCGAGGCGGCGGGCGAGGTCTTCGACGAATACGGATACGAGTCGGCGACGATCGCGGAGATCCTCGGGCGCGCGGGCGTGACCAAGGGTGCGCTGTACTTCCACTTCGCCTCCAAGGAGGAGCTGGCGCGCGGCGTCCTGAGCGAGGCGTTGACGACCGAAGGCGTCATGCCCCAGGAGTCGCGCCTGCAGGAGTGGGTGGACGTCGGCATGGTGCTGGCGCACCGGCTGCCCAGGGAGCCCCTGCTGAGCGCCGCGATCCGGCTGTCGGCCGACCGCAAGGCGCGGGACCTGTTCGGCACGTCCTGGCCGGGGTGGATCTCCTTCATCGCGGGGCAGCTGGCCGCGGCGAAGGAGCAGGGGGAGCTGCTGCCCCATGTCGACACGGACCGGATCGCCGTGCTGTTCGTGAGCGCCTGGACGGGCGTCGAGGTCCTCTCGACGGCGCTGGACGGGGGCGACTCCCTGGAGGAGCGGGTCGCGCTGCTCTACGACACGATCCTGCCGGGCATCGCGGTGCCGGGTGCACTGCGGGCGCTGGACACGGCCCCCGACCGCGGGACGCGGGTCTGGGACGCGCACCGGGCCCAGCGCGAGCAGGAAGCGGCGTCCGCCGCGTCGTGA
- a CDS encoding ScbR family autoregulator-binding transcription factor — protein MTKQERAMNTRHALIRSAAQAFDQFGYTRAKLAGISAGAGVSSGALHFHFDTKAAMAAAVESEAARTLHALARHAHRKSPSPLQALVDSSHVIAQQLRWDVVVRAGFHLNCRTAHHSETNLRQEWLECVRRTLERSATHGQTPPQAVREELTAAVVGATAGFEALARHDRSWLSRQTLTGLWHTLLPQLATPKALTQLQPAGTESVINATGTTADRPAGAEALRG, from the coding sequence GTGACGAAGCAAGAACGGGCCATGAACACCCGGCACGCATTGATCCGCTCCGCAGCCCAGGCCTTCGACCAGTTCGGCTACACCCGCGCCAAGCTCGCCGGCATCAGCGCCGGCGCCGGGGTGAGCTCGGGCGCCCTGCACTTCCACTTCGACACCAAGGCGGCCATGGCCGCGGCCGTGGAGTCCGAAGCCGCCCGGACCCTGCACGCCCTGGCCCGGCACGCCCACCGCAAGAGCCCCTCCCCCCTGCAGGCGCTCGTCGACTCGTCGCACGTCATCGCCCAGCAGCTGCGGTGGGACGTCGTGGTGCGCGCGGGTTTCCACCTCAACTGCCGTACCGCGCACCACTCCGAGACGAATCTGCGCCAGGAGTGGCTCGAGTGCGTCCGCCGCACGCTGGAACGGTCCGCGACCCACGGGCAGACACCGCCGCAGGCCGTGCGGGAGGAGCTGACCGCCGCGGTCGTGGGGGCGACCGCCGGATTCGAGGCCCTGGCACGTCACGACCGCAGCTGGCTCTCACGCCAGACCCTCACCGGCCTCTGGCACACTCTGCTGCCGCAGCTGGCAACGCCCAAGGCACTGACCCAACTGCAGCCCGCCGGCACGGAATCCGTCATCAACGCGACCGGCACCACCGCCGACCGGCCCGCCGGGGCCGAGGCGCTCCGCGGCTGA
- a CDS encoding response regulator transcription factor codes for MDQQVSTLVDAHAGEASRRRVPGPRAGHPADRAPALTRPGETLRILVVDSDTQSAETLSRRLQRHGCETFSVATGEAALAEYRSADLVLLDPELPDLDGLEVCRALRAASEVPIIAVTALAGELDRVLGLQAGADDYVVEPYGFRELMARIEAVMRRARPAARTSAGVITSGALTIDPDLREVRLGGRRIDVTRKEFDLLHLLASRPEKVVSREQLMTQVWDDYWSRPGRTIDTHVSSLRGKLGSAGWIITIRGVGFRFGRA; via the coding sequence ATGGATCAGCAGGTCAGCACCCTTGTCGATGCGCACGCCGGGGAAGCGTCCCGGCGTCGTGTGCCCGGGCCGAGGGCCGGGCACCCTGCAGACCGGGCCCCGGCCCTGACGCGGCCGGGCGAGACCCTGCGGATCCTCGTCGTCGACAGCGACACCCAGTCCGCCGAGACGCTTTCCCGGAGACTGCAGCGCCACGGCTGCGAGACCTTCTCCGTCGCCACCGGGGAGGCCGCCCTCGCCGAGTACCGTTCGGCGGACCTGGTCCTGCTGGATCCGGAACTGCCCGATCTGGACGGCCTGGAAGTCTGCCGGGCCCTGAGAGCCGCCAGCGAGGTCCCCATCATCGCCGTGACCGCCCTGGCCGGCGAGCTCGACCGGGTCCTCGGTCTGCAGGCCGGCGCCGACGACTACGTCGTCGAGCCCTACGGCTTCCGCGAGCTGATGGCCCGTATCGAAGCCGTCATGCGCCGTGCGCGCCCCGCAGCGCGCACCTCGGCGGGGGTCATCACCAGCGGAGCGCTGACCATCGACCCCGACCTGCGCGAAGTGCGCCTGGGGGGACGCCGGATCGACGTCACCCGCAAGGAATTCGACCTGCTCCACCTGCTGGCGTCCCGCCCCGAGAAGGTCGTCTCCCGCGAGCAGCTCATGACCCAGGTGTGGGACGACTACTGGTCCCGCCCCGGCCGGACGATCGACACCCACGTCAGCAGCCTGCGGGGCAAGCTCGGGTCCGCAGGCTGGATCATCACCATCCGCGGCGTCGGCTTCCGCTTCGGGCGCGCCTGA